One stretch of Streptomyces sp. MMBL 11-1 DNA includes these proteins:
- a CDS encoding glycosyltransferase family 4 protein, translating to MTAEAIETGPRTGDGSSAGTGGRPLRIALLTYKGNPFCGGQGVYVRHLGRELARLGHSVEVIGAQPYPVLDEGVPLTELPSLDLYRQPDPFRTPKRGEYRDWIDLAEVATMWTGGFPEPLTFSLRARRHLLARRGEFDVVHDNQTLGYGLLGDLGAPLVTTIHHPITVDRRLDLEAATSRRRRASVRRWYAFTRMQKRVARRLDTVLTVSGSSRDEIVEDLGVRADRISVVHIGADTDLWSPDPSIPEVPGRIVTTSSADVPLKGLVHLVDALAKLRTENPAAHLVVVGKRAEDGPVARAIERHGLADAVEFVKGISDAELVDLVRGAQVSCVPSLYEGFSLPAAEAMATGTPLVATTGGAIPEVSGRDGETCLAVAPGDADALAGALARLLGSPELRARLGAAGRERVLANFTWARAAAGTAELYRQAITARGVRR from the coding sequence GTGACCGCTGAGGCCATAGAGACGGGCCCCCGCACGGGCGACGGCAGCTCCGCCGGGACCGGCGGCCGGCCGTTGCGCATCGCACTCCTCACGTACAAGGGCAATCCGTTCTGCGGCGGCCAGGGCGTGTACGTCCGCCACCTCGGCCGGGAGCTCGCACGCCTCGGCCACAGCGTCGAGGTGATCGGCGCGCAGCCCTACCCGGTGCTCGACGAGGGCGTCCCGCTCACCGAGCTGCCCAGCCTCGACCTCTACCGTCAGCCCGACCCCTTCCGCACCCCGAAGCGCGGCGAGTACCGCGACTGGATCGACCTGGCCGAGGTCGCCACCATGTGGACCGGCGGATTCCCCGAGCCGCTCACCTTCAGCCTGCGCGCCCGCCGCCATCTGCTGGCCCGGCGCGGCGAGTTCGATGTCGTCCATGACAACCAGACCCTCGGCTACGGTCTCCTCGGCGACCTCGGGGCCCCGCTGGTGACGACGATCCACCACCCCATCACCGTGGACCGCAGGCTCGACCTGGAGGCCGCCACCAGTCGCCGCCGACGCGCCTCCGTACGCCGCTGGTACGCCTTCACCCGGATGCAGAAGCGGGTCGCCCGCAGACTGGACACCGTTCTCACCGTCTCCGGCTCCTCCCGCGACGAGATCGTCGAGGACCTCGGCGTCCGGGCGGACCGGATCAGCGTCGTCCACATCGGCGCCGACACCGACCTGTGGTCCCCCGACCCCTCGATCCCCGAGGTGCCCGGCCGCATCGTCACCACCTCCAGCGCCGACGTCCCGCTCAAGGGCCTCGTCCACCTCGTCGACGCGCTCGCCAAGCTCCGCACCGAGAACCCCGCCGCCCACCTCGTCGTCGTCGGCAAGCGCGCCGAGGACGGCCCCGTCGCCCGCGCGATCGAGCGGCACGGGCTCGCGGACGCCGTCGAGTTCGTCAAGGGCATCAGCGACGCCGAGCTGGTCGACCTCGTGCGCGGCGCCCAGGTCTCCTGCGTGCCCTCGCTGTACGAGGGGTTCTCGCTGCCCGCCGCCGAGGCCATGGCCACCGGCACCCCGCTGGTCGCGACCACCGGGGGCGCGATCCCCGAGGTCTCCGGCCGCGACGGGGAGACCTGCCTGGCCGTGGCGCCCGGCGACGCGGACGCGCTGGCCGGGGCGCTGGCCCGGCTGCTGGGCAGCCCGGAGCTGCGCGCCCGGCTCGGCGCGGCCGGCCGCGAGCGGGTGCTGGCCAACTTCACCTGGGCCCGGGCGGCGGCCGGAACGGCCGAGCTGTACCGTCAGGCGATCACCGCCCGCGGAGTCCGCAGGTGA
- a CDS encoding MFS transporter: MTFMPDVSAPASAPPAFSRIRPSTWAVVLAACTGQFLVVLDVSVVNVALPSMRADLGLSAGGLQWVVNAYSIAFAGFMLLGGRAADIYGRKLMFLVGLGVFTAASLAGGLAQEGWQLLAARAVQGLGAAVLAPATLTILTAAVPEGPARTKAIGTWMAVGAGGGAAGGLIGGVLTDALSWRWVLLINVPIGALVLVAAALRITEGRAGDRRRIDFLGAVLVTAGLAAVAYGIVQTEAEGWTAAATLVPLLSGVVLLAVFVLVEARTAVPLIPLRVFSVRAVSSANVSMLLMGSATFSMWYFMTVYAQNVLGYTPLQAGLALMPTSAAVILGSKLAPRLMVRVGAKSLAVAGVLITASGFGWQSTMGVEGSYLTAICLPGVLMMAGAGLASTPLATLATSGADPGDAGLVSGLVNTSRTMGGALGLAVLSTVAAARTAGSGDAAEVTAGYALAFRTASGVLLAGVVVMLIWLPNHRRPRPPADLPAETPAER; encoded by the coding sequence ATGACGTTCATGCCTGACGTCTCCGCCCCCGCCTCCGCCCCGCCGGCCTTCTCCCGAATACGGCCCAGCACCTGGGCCGTCGTGCTCGCCGCCTGCACCGGCCAGTTCCTCGTCGTCCTCGACGTCTCCGTCGTCAACGTGGCCCTGCCCTCCATGCGGGCCGACCTGGGGCTGAGCGCCGGAGGCCTCCAGTGGGTCGTCAACGCCTACTCGATCGCGTTCGCCGGGTTCATGCTCCTGGGCGGCCGGGCCGCCGACATCTACGGGCGCAAGCTGATGTTCCTCGTCGGGCTCGGCGTCTTCACCGCCGCCTCCCTCGCGGGCGGCCTCGCCCAGGAGGGCTGGCAGCTCCTCGCCGCCCGCGCCGTGCAGGGCCTCGGGGCCGCCGTCCTGGCCCCCGCCACCCTCACCATTCTCACCGCGGCCGTGCCCGAAGGCCCGGCCCGGACGAAGGCGATCGGCACCTGGATGGCGGTCGGCGCGGGCGGCGGCGCGGCCGGCGGGCTGATCGGCGGGGTCCTCACCGACGCCCTCTCCTGGCGCTGGGTCCTCCTGATCAACGTGCCCATCGGCGCACTCGTCCTGGTGGCCGCGGCCCTGCGGATCACCGAGGGCCGCGCGGGCGACCGCCGGCGCATCGACTTCCTGGGCGCGGTCCTCGTCACCGCGGGCCTCGCCGCCGTCGCGTACGGCATCGTCCAGACCGAGGCCGAGGGCTGGACGGCCGCCGCCACCCTCGTGCCGCTGCTCTCCGGGGTCGTGCTGCTGGCCGTCTTCGTGCTGGTCGAGGCGCGCACCGCCGTCCCGCTGATCCCGCTGCGCGTGTTCTCCGTACGGGCCGTGTCCTCGGCCAATGTGTCGATGCTGCTCATGGGGTCGGCGACCTTCTCCATGTGGTATTTCATGACCGTGTACGCCCAGAACGTCCTGGGCTACACACCGTTGCAGGCGGGTCTCGCGCTGATGCCGACCTCGGCCGCCGTCATCCTCGGCTCCAAGCTGGCCCCCCGCCTCATGGTGCGCGTCGGGGCGAAGAGCCTCGCCGTCGCCGGGGTCCTGATCACCGCCTCCGGCTTCGGCTGGCAGTCCACGATGGGTGTGGAGGGCTCCTACCTCACCGCGATCTGTCTGCCCGGCGTCCTGATGATGGCCGGGGCCGGGCTCGCCTCCACCCCGCTCGCCACGCTCGCCACCTCCGGCGCGGACCCGGGGGACGCCGGGCTCGTCTCCGGCCTGGTCAACACCTCCCGCACCATGGGCGGTGCGCTGGGCCTCGCGGTGCTCTCCACGGTCGCCGCCGCGCGCACCGCGGGTTCCGGCGACGCGGCCGAGGTCACCGCCGGATACGCGCTGGCCTTCCGCACGGCGAGCGGGGTCCTGCTGGCCGGTGTGGTCGTGATGCTGATCTGGCTGCCGAACCATCGAAGGCCCCGCCCGCCGGCGGACCTCCCGGCCGAGACCCCGGCCGAGCGGTGA
- a CDS encoding BCCT family transporter has protein sequence MSTENADVPPGRSPAGPEDPGAGPGTDSSPDRVVVTVGVLGIVGIVLWAALGKDTFQSASDAALPWVLDNFAWLFVIAADVFLVLCLIIAFSRFGRIRLSRDDSPPEFSNFPWIAMMFSAGMGIGLIFYGVGEPIAHYLSPPPSSGAEPQTAGAASAAMEYSFFHWTLTPWAIYGIVGLALGYASFRKGRGNRLSAVFVPLIGERRANGILGKLLDLLAVFATVFGTATSLGLGALQIAIGLDLTAGLDQSTGVELVVIAVLGAAFVISAFTGLHGGVKWLSSINLVIAAALMVFVFVAGPTVYLLDVLPSSVGGYLNHLLPMASRTGAFGGHSWLGTWTIFYWAWWLSWAPFVGTFIARISKGRTIREFLLAVLLVPSGATALWFVVLGGTGIRLADTGVVDMAEKAKEGTEATLFAMLDALPVGTLTSWAAMILIMMYFVTSADSASLVMGSLTSRGALHPRRWLVVTWGLLMAAVAAALLVAGGLESLQSATILVALPFVVVMLFLCWSLLRELRADPAGGPKRSEGLHGMRDAVRVMVGEEMSNQPPARHRHLRRAASARRATTEEDRDGEGRETGGTSGWES, from the coding sequence ATGAGTACGGAGAACGCTGACGTGCCCCCCGGCCGGTCTCCCGCCGGCCCCGAGGATCCCGGTGCGGGTCCCGGAACGGACTCCTCACCGGACCGGGTGGTGGTGACGGTCGGGGTGCTGGGCATCGTCGGGATCGTCCTGTGGGCGGCCCTCGGCAAGGACACCTTCCAGAGCGCGTCGGACGCGGCCCTGCCCTGGGTGCTCGACAACTTCGCGTGGCTCTTCGTCATCGCCGCCGACGTCTTCCTGGTGCTGTGCCTCATCATCGCCTTCAGCCGCTTCGGCCGGATCCGGCTGAGCAGGGACGACTCCCCGCCGGAGTTCTCGAACTTCCCGTGGATCGCGATGATGTTCAGCGCCGGCATGGGCATCGGGCTGATCTTCTACGGTGTCGGGGAGCCCATCGCGCACTATCTGAGCCCGCCGCCCTCCAGCGGGGCCGAACCGCAGACGGCGGGCGCCGCGAGCGCCGCCATGGAGTACTCCTTCTTCCACTGGACCCTCACTCCGTGGGCCATCTACGGGATCGTGGGCCTGGCGCTGGGCTACGCGAGCTTCCGCAAGGGCCGGGGCAACCGGTTGAGTGCTGTGTTCGTGCCCCTCATCGGCGAACGCAGGGCGAACGGCATCCTCGGCAAGCTCCTGGACCTGCTCGCCGTCTTCGCGACGGTCTTCGGCACGGCGACGAGCCTGGGACTCGGCGCTCTGCAGATCGCCATCGGGCTCGATCTGACGGCGGGCCTCGACCAGAGCACCGGCGTCGAGCTGGTGGTCATCGCCGTGCTCGGCGCGGCTTTCGTCATCTCCGCCTTCACCGGCCTGCACGGCGGGGTGAAGTGGCTCAGCTCGATCAACCTCGTCATCGCGGCGGCCCTCATGGTCTTCGTCTTCGTCGCGGGTCCGACCGTCTACCTCCTGGACGTGCTGCCGTCCTCGGTCGGCGGCTACCTGAACCACCTCCTGCCCATGGCCTCGCGGACCGGCGCCTTCGGCGGCCACAGCTGGCTGGGCACCTGGACGATCTTCTACTGGGCCTGGTGGCTGTCCTGGGCGCCCTTCGTCGGTACCTTCATCGCGCGCATCTCCAAGGGCCGCACGATCCGCGAGTTCCTCCTCGCCGTGCTGCTCGTACCGAGCGGGGCGACCGCCCTGTGGTTCGTGGTGCTCGGCGGGACCGGTATCCGCCTCGCCGACACAGGCGTCGTCGACATGGCCGAGAAGGCGAAGGAGGGGACGGAGGCGACGCTGTTCGCGATGCTCGACGCCCTGCCGGTCGGCACGCTGACGTCGTGGGCCGCGATGATCCTGATCATGATGTACTTCGTCACCAGCGCGGACTCCGCCTCCCTGGTCATGGGTTCGCTGACCAGCAGGGGAGCCCTGCACCCAAGGCGCTGGCTCGTCGTCACCTGGGGGCTCCTCATGGCGGCGGTCGCGGCGGCCCTGCTGGTCGCCGGCGGGCTGGAGTCCCTCCAGAGCGCGACGATCCTGGTGGCCCTGCCCTTCGTCGTGGTGATGCTCTTCCTGTGCTGGTCCCTGCTGCGGGAGCTGCGCGCCGACCCCGCCGGCGGCCCCAAGCGGAGCGAGGGCCTGCACGGCATGCGTGACGCGGTGCGGGTCATGGTCGGCGAGGAGATGAGCAACCAGCCGCCCGCCCGCCACCGCCATCTGCGTCGCGCGGCCTCCGCCCGCAGGGCGACGACGGAGGAGGACCGGGACGGGGAGGGGCGCGAGACGGGCGGGACCTCCGGGTGGGAGAGCTGA
- a CDS encoding class I SAM-dependent methyltransferase encodes MLTVDFTRFPLAAGDRVLDLGCGAGRHAFECYRRGAQVVALDRNGEEIREVATWFAAMKEAGEAPEGATATAMEGDALNLPFPDDSFDVVIISEVMEHIPDDKGVLAEMVRVLKPGGRIAITVPRYGPEKVCWALSDAYHEVEGGHIRIYKADQLLARIREAGLKPYGTHHAHALHSPYWWLKCAFGVDNDKALPVRAYHKLLVWDIMKKPLATRVAEQLLNPVVGKSFVAYATKPHLPKAEA; translated from the coding sequence GTGCTGACCGTCGACTTCACCCGCTTCCCGCTCGCCGCCGGCGACCGAGTGCTCGACCTGGGCTGCGGTGCCGGCCGGCATGCCTTCGAGTGCTACCGGCGCGGCGCGCAGGTCGTCGCGCTCGACCGGAACGGCGAGGAGATCCGCGAGGTCGCCACGTGGTTCGCCGCGATGAAGGAGGCCGGGGAGGCCCCCGAGGGCGCCACCGCCACCGCGATGGAGGGCGACGCCCTCAACCTGCCCTTCCCCGACGACTCCTTCGACGTCGTGATCATCTCCGAGGTCATGGAGCACATCCCGGACGACAAGGGCGTCCTCGCCGAGATGGTCCGGGTGCTCAAGCCGGGCGGCCGGATAGCCATCACCGTCCCGCGCTACGGCCCCGAGAAGGTCTGCTGGGCGCTCTCCGACGCCTACCACGAGGTCGAGGGCGGCCACATCCGCATCTACAAGGCCGACCAGCTCCTCGCCCGGATCCGCGAGGCCGGACTCAAGCCGTACGGCACCCACCACGCCCATGCCCTGCACTCGCCGTACTGGTGGCTCAAGTGCGCCTTCGGCGTGGACAACGACAAGGCCCTGCCGGTGCGGGCGTACCACAAGCTGCTGGTCTGGGACATCATGAAGAAGCCGCTCGCCACCCGGGTCGCCGAACAGCTCCTGAACCCGGTCGTCGGCAAGAGTTTCGTCGCCTACGCCACCAAGCCGCATCTTCCGAAGGCCGAGGCGTGA
- a CDS encoding DUF5336 domain-containing protein has protein sequence MNIRSLTRGDGVVIGAAVVLFIASFLDYSSYDCPQGVDCSRFDSPNAWDSLGLLMSLFLAGVIGAALVVVSRAMPGRKVVGLDLGQFGTALTVFTLWTAFWTILDVSDAGAGLILGLLAAIVLAAGAVAGPLVPALKAPLLSPASPAPGVGAGQAPYGAGPGQGYGFPAGQQQQQPYGAQPSQGYGYPGAPQQGQPAQADPAQAQQAQAQQPSQGGAAPAGDFTPFWFAVPVARPLYGEDGSPNPIAELAPGTWYLAVEQRGQSLIAQTQDGRRGVLQDTTGIQRG, from the coding sequence GTGAATATCCGATCCCTCACTCGAGGCGACGGCGTGGTGATCGGAGCAGCGGTCGTGCTGTTCATCGCCTCTTTCCTCGACTACTCCAGCTACGACTGCCCGCAGGGCGTCGACTGCTCCCGGTTCGACAGCCCGAACGCCTGGGACTCGCTCGGGCTGCTGATGAGCCTCTTCCTCGCCGGCGTCATCGGCGCGGCGTTGGTGGTCGTCAGCCGGGCCATGCCGGGCCGCAAGGTCGTCGGGCTGGACCTCGGCCAGTTCGGGACCGCGCTCACCGTCTTCACGCTGTGGACCGCCTTCTGGACGATCCTCGACGTCAGCGACGCGGGCGCCGGCCTGATCCTCGGCCTGCTGGCAGCCATCGTGCTCGCCGCCGGCGCGGTCGCCGGTCCGCTGGTCCCCGCCCTGAAGGCCCCGCTCCTCAGCCCGGCCTCCCCGGCGCCGGGCGTGGGGGCCGGGCAGGCCCCGTACGGCGCGGGCCCCGGCCAGGGCTACGGCTTCCCGGCCGGCCAGCAGCAGCAGCAGCCGTACGGTGCCCAGCCGAGTCAGGGTTACGGCTACCCCGGCGCCCCGCAGCAGGGTCAGCCCGCCCAGGCCGACCCGGCGCAGGCGCAGCAGGCCCAGGCCCAGCAGCCCTCGCAGGGCGGCGCGGCGCCGGCGGGCGACTTCACCCCGTTCTGGTTCGCCGTTCCGGTGGCCCGCCCGCTGTACGGCGAGGACGGTTCGCCGAACCCGATCGCCGAGCTGGCGCCGGGCACCTGGTACCTCGCGGTGGAGCAGCGCGGCCAGAGCCTCATCGCCCAGACGCAGGACGGCCGTCGTGGTGTCCTGCAGGACACCACGGGCATCCAGCGCGGCTGA
- a CDS encoding maleylpyruvate isomerase family mycothiol-dependent enzyme, whose protein sequence is MTLLSHRRYCDEILAQTDALRAVLTGADLAATVPTCPDWTLRELAVHVGGAHRWVGEIVRTRAVEDVPEEKVPGLEGPDGDDPAALDAWLADGAAATVAALREAGPDAEVWSWFRERSTAFWARRMTHETVVHRADAALAAGAPYTVDADVAADTIEEWLRIVSFAQEGGDPEAAELRGGGRSLHLHATDVPGAEWLIEFGDDRFTWRHAHEKATVALRGPLTDLMLVFNRRLEPTSPRVEVLGDAALLDFWLDRSSFG, encoded by the coding sequence ATGACCCTTCTCTCCCACCGCCGTTACTGCGACGAGATCCTGGCCCAGACCGACGCCCTGCGCGCGGTGCTGACCGGCGCCGACCTCGCCGCGACCGTCCCCACCTGCCCCGACTGGACCCTGCGGGAACTCGCCGTGCACGTCGGCGGCGCGCACCGCTGGGTCGGCGAGATCGTCCGCACCCGCGCCGTCGAGGACGTCCCCGAGGAGAAGGTGCCCGGCCTCGAAGGCCCGGACGGCGACGACCCGGCCGCGCTGGACGCCTGGCTCGCCGACGGGGCCGCGGCCACCGTCGCCGCGCTGCGGGAGGCAGGGCCGGACGCCGAGGTGTGGAGCTGGTTCCGGGAACGGAGTACGGCCTTCTGGGCGCGGCGCATGACCCACGAGACGGTCGTGCACCGGGCGGACGCGGCGCTCGCCGCCGGCGCCCCGTACACGGTGGACGCCGACGTGGCCGCCGACACCATCGAGGAATGGCTGCGCATCGTCTCCTTCGCCCAGGAGGGCGGCGACCCGGAGGCGGCCGAACTGCGCGGAGGCGGGCGCTCGTTGCACCTGCACGCCACCGACGTGCCCGGTGCGGAGTGGCTGATCGAGTTCGGCGACGACCGCTTCACCTGGCGGCACGCGCACGAGAAGGCCACGGTCGCGCTGCGCGGACCGCTCACCGACCTGATGCTCGTCTTCAACCGCCGTCTGGAGCCGACGAGCCCGCGGGTCGAGGTGCTCGGTGACGCCGCGCTGCTGGACTTCTGGCTGGACCGGTCGTCGTTCGGCTGA
- a CDS encoding class I SAM-dependent methyltransferase — protein MPVHEGLALYAAATGAGALGLPLLEVGTYCGRSAILLADAARGAGVSALTVDHHRGSEEQQPGWEYHDPSVVDPEVGLMETLPTFRRTLRRAGLEDHVVALVGRSPQVAAVWAGPLGLVFIDGGHTDEHANADYEGWAPHVVEGGLLVIHDVFPDPADGGQAPYRIHQRALASGAFTEVSATDSLRVLRRTGTGI, from the coding sequence ATGCCGGTCCACGAGGGCCTCGCCCTGTACGCCGCCGCCACCGGGGCCGGTGCGCTCGGGCTGCCGCTGCTGGAGGTGGGCACGTACTGCGGGCGGTCCGCCATCCTGCTCGCGGACGCGGCGCGGGGAGCCGGGGTGAGCGCGCTCACCGTCGACCACCACCGGGGCAGCGAGGAGCAGCAGCCCGGCTGGGAGTACCACGACCCGAGCGTGGTGGACCCGGAGGTCGGGCTGATGGAAACCCTGCCGACGTTCCGCCGCACCCTGCGCCGGGCCGGCCTGGAGGACCACGTGGTGGCGCTCGTCGGGCGCTCCCCGCAGGTCGCCGCCGTGTGGGCCGGGCCGCTCGGGCTCGTCTTCATCGACGGCGGGCACACCGACGAGCACGCCAACGCCGACTACGAGGGCTGGGCCCCGCATGTCGTCGAGGGCGGGCTGCTGGTGATCCACGACGTGTTCCCCGACCCGGCCGACGGCGGGCAGGCCCCGTACCGGATCCATCAGCGGGCGCTGGCCTCCGGGGCGTTCACCGAGGTGTCGGCGACGGACTCGCTGCGCGTGCTGCGCCGCACGGGGACCGGGATCTGA
- a CDS encoding prenyltransferase yields the protein MSTPERTEHLVLPGVLTADQAIETVAALAAVQREDGALPWFRGHHLDPWDHTEAAMALDAAGKHEAAARAYDWLARNQNTDGSWYAAYHDGDPRQPTDRGRESNFCAYVAVGVWHHYLATGDDAFVDRMWPTVFAAVEFVLGLQQPGGQIGWKRESDGTPVNDALLTGSSSIHQALRCALAIAERREEPQPDWELATGALAHAIRSHPERFLDKGRYSMDWYYPVLGGAVTGAEATARIQEGWDRFVVPGLGVRCVLPNPWVTGGESCELALALWMTGESDRALEILQSIQHLRSEGGLYWTGYVFEGNRAFWPEELTTWTAGSLLLAVAALGGDEATTAVFGGERLPVGLEPDCCR from the coding sequence GTGAGCACCCCCGAACGGACCGAACACCTTGTTCTGCCAGGCGTCCTGACGGCCGATCAGGCGATCGAGACGGTCGCCGCGCTCGCCGCCGTACAGCGGGAGGACGGGGCGCTGCCCTGGTTCCGGGGCCACCACCTCGACCCGTGGGACCACACCGAGGCCGCGATGGCCCTGGACGCGGCCGGCAAGCACGAGGCCGCGGCCCGCGCCTACGACTGGCTCGCCCGCAACCAGAACACCGACGGCTCCTGGTACGCCGCCTACCACGACGGCGACCCGCGGCAGCCGACCGACCGCGGCCGGGAGAGCAACTTCTGCGCGTACGTGGCCGTCGGCGTCTGGCACCACTACCTGGCCACCGGCGACGACGCGTTCGTCGACCGGATGTGGCCGACGGTCTTCGCGGCCGTCGAGTTCGTCCTCGGCCTCCAGCAGCCCGGCGGGCAGATCGGCTGGAAGCGGGAGAGCGACGGCACGCCCGTCAACGACGCGCTGCTGACCGGCTCCTCCTCCATCCACCAGGCGCTGCGGTGTGCGCTGGCCATCGCCGAGCGCCGCGAGGAACCGCAGCCCGACTGGGAGTTGGCGACCGGAGCGCTGGCCCACGCGATCCGCAGCCACCCCGAGCGCTTCCTCGACAAGGGCCGCTACTCCATGGACTGGTACTACCCGGTCCTCGGCGGCGCGGTCACCGGCGCCGAGGCCACCGCCCGCATCCAGGAAGGCTGGGACCGCTTCGTCGTCCCCGGCCTCGGGGTGCGCTGCGTGCTGCCCAACCCCTGGGTGACCGGCGGCGAGAGCTGCGAACTCGCCCTGGCCCTCTGGATGACGGGGGAGTCGGACCGGGCGCTGGAGATCCTCCAGTCCATCCAGCACCTGCGCTCCGAGGGCGGGCTGTACTGGACGGGATACGTCTTCGAGGGCAACCGGGCCTTCTGGCCCGAGGAGCTCACCACCTGGACGGCGGGCTCGCTGCTGCTCGCGGTGGCCGCGCTCGGAGGGGACGAGGCGACCACCGCGGTCTTCGGGGGCGAGCGGCTGCCCGTCGGCCTGGAGCCGGACTGCTGCCGCTGA
- the pepE gene encoding dipeptidase PepE, whose translation MNLLLLSNSTQYGCGYLEHALDTVTAFLPTNARLAFVPYALADHAAYTTRVREALEPSGITVRGVHENADPAAELAASDAVFIGGGNSFRLLAALYRTGLREAVRDAVRGGLSYMGASAGTNMAAPTLRTSNDMPIVQPPSFETLGLVPFQINPHYLDPDPASTHKGETREERLAEFLEENDVPVLGLREGSWLRVDGDRAHIQGSRPARLFSRAAEPRELSPGSDVSRLLTTEPRFDAPVS comes from the coding sequence GTGAATCTGCTGCTGCTCTCCAACTCCACCCAGTACGGCTGCGGTTACCTGGAACACGCCCTGGACACCGTCACCGCGTTCCTCCCCACGAACGCGCGACTCGCCTTCGTCCCGTACGCGCTCGCCGATCACGCCGCGTACACCACCCGGGTCCGTGAGGCCCTGGAGCCGTCCGGCATCACCGTGCGCGGCGTCCACGAGAACGCCGACCCGGCCGCCGAACTCGCCGCGTCCGACGCCGTGTTCATCGGTGGCGGCAACTCCTTCCGGCTGCTCGCCGCCCTCTACCGCACCGGTCTGCGCGAGGCCGTGCGCGACGCGGTACGGGGCGGGCTGTCCTACATGGGTGCGAGTGCCGGGACCAACATGGCCGCCCCGACCCTGCGCACGTCCAACGACATGCCCATCGTGCAGCCGCCGTCCTTCGAGACGCTGGGCCTGGTCCCGTTCCAGATCAACCCGCACTATCTGGACCCGGACCCGGCCAGCACCCACAAGGGCGAGACCCGCGAGGAGCGGCTCGCCGAGTTCCTGGAGGAGAACGACGTACCGGTGCTCGGGCTGCGCGAGGGCTCCTGGCTCCGCGTCGACGGGGACCGGGCCCACATCCAAGGGTCCCGCCCCGCCCGGCTGTTCTCCCGCGCGGCCGAGCCCCGGGAGCTTTCGCCGGGGTCCGACGTGTCCCGGCTGCTCACGACCGAGCCGCGGTTCGACGCTCCGGTGAGCTGA
- a CDS encoding N-acetylmuramoyl-L-alanine amidase has product MPYDDSPPPTRRARPLSVAAALAAVCLTAAGCGGGPSADGAGAASPRPGADAASSTAPAGKQPEPSGSASPSASAKPLPKGPLTGRTVVIDPGHNPRNRDHTREINEQVDIGTGRKECDTTGTSTDDGYAEARFTLDVSHRLRELLETEGARVRLTHDDDRPFGPCIDERARIGNEAKADAVVSVHADGSAVGNRGFHVILPAGVKGGGADTSKIVKSSADLGARIAGHFVRTTGSAPSNYIGGNTGLDTRNDLGGLNLSTVPKVFVECGNMRDPKDAALLTSASWRQKAAQGLADGITDYLKG; this is encoded by the coding sequence GTGCCGTACGACGACAGCCCTCCCCCCACCCGCCGCGCCCGGCCCCTCTCCGTGGCCGCCGCGCTGGCCGCCGTATGCCTGACCGCCGCCGGCTGCGGTGGCGGTCCATCGGCCGACGGGGCCGGTGCGGCCTCGCCCCGGCCCGGCGCCGACGCCGCCTCCTCGACGGCTCCGGCCGGGAAGCAGCCGGAGCCGTCCGGTTCCGCTTCCCCCTCCGCTTCCGCGAAGCCGCTGCCGAAGGGCCCGCTGACCGGCCGGACCGTGGTGATCGACCCGGGACACAATCCGCGCAACCGCGACCACACCCGGGAGATCAACGAGCAGGTCGACATCGGCACCGGCCGCAAGGAGTGCGACACGACCGGTACGTCCACCGACGACGGCTACGCGGAGGCCCGGTTCACCCTCGACGTGTCCCACCGGCTGCGCGAGCTGCTGGAGACCGAGGGCGCCCGGGTCCGGCTCACGCACGACGACGACCGGCCGTTCGGGCCGTGCATCGACGAGCGGGCCCGGATCGGGAACGAGGCGAAGGCGGACGCGGTGGTCTCGGTGCACGCCGACGGGTCGGCCGTGGGCAACCGGGGCTTCCACGTGATCCTGCCCGCCGGGGTGAAGGGCGGCGGGGCCGACACCTCGAAGATCGTGAAGAGTTCGGCCGACCTCGGCGCGAGGATCGCCGGACACTTCGTCCGCACGACCGGAAGCGCACCTTCCAATTACATCGGCGGAAATACCGGCCTGGACACGCGTAATGATCTCGGCGGACTGAATCTGTCGACCGTGCCCAAGGTGTTCGTCGAATGCGGCAATATGCGCGACCCGAAGGACGCGGCCCTGCTTACCAGCGCGAGTTGGCGGCAGAAGGCGGCCCAGGGACTGGCCGACGGCATTACCGACTATCTGAAGGGGTAG